CCCGGCGTTCAACTCTTCGCTGGATGCGAAGGGCGAGAACCTGATCCTGAAGAAGTACTACAACATCGGCTTCGCGGCCGATACGCCGCAAGGCCTGGTGGTACCGGTGGTGAAGAATGCCGACCAGAAGAGCGTGTCGCAGATCGCCCGCGAAATGACCGAACTGTCGCTGGCGGCGCGCGAAGGCAAGCTGAAACCGGCCGACATGCAGGGCGCCACGTTCACGATCTCGTCGCTGGGCGGCATCGGCGGCTCGCACTTCACGCCGATCGTGAATGCCCCGGAAGTGGCGATCCTCGGCCTGTCGAAGGCTTCGATGAAGCCGGTGTGGGACGGCAAGCAGTTCGTGCCGCGCCTGATGATGACGCTGTCGCTGTCGTACGACCACCGCGTGGTCGACGGCGCGTCCGGTGCCCGCTTCGCAGTCTACCTGGCAGAAGTGCTGGGCGACATGCGCAAAGTGCTGCTGTAAGGAGAGGGCTACATGAGCATCGTTGAGGTAAAAGTACCGAATATCGGCGACTTCAAGGAAGTCGAAGTGATCGAGGTGATCGTCAAGGTGGGCGACACGATCAAGGTCGACCAGTCGATCGCCACCGTGGAATCGGACAAGGCGTCGATGGAGATTCCGGCCACCCATGGCGGCGTGGTCAAGGAACTGAAGTTCAAGGTGGGCGACAAGGTGTCGGAAGGCTCGCCCCTGCTGTTGCTGGAAGAGGCGGCCGGCGCCGCTTCTCCGGCGCCGGCGGCCCCGGCTCCGGCGGCGAATGTCGCCACGCCTGCGGAGAAAGGCGAGGCGCCGGGCCAGGCCGCGCCGGTGTACGGCGCACCGGCGGTGCCGGCTCCCGCGGCACCAGCCGCCGGTCCCGCGCCTGCCGCGGGCTCGTATTCCGGCAATGTCGACATCCAGTGCGACGTGATGGTGCTGGGCGGCGGACCCGGCGGCTACTCGGCCGCGTTCCGCGCTGCCGACCTGGGCCAGAACACGATCATCGTCGAGCGTTACGCAACGCTGGGCGGCGTGTGCCTGAACGTGGGCTGCATCCCGTCGAAGGCGCTGCTGCACCTGGCTTCCGTCATCGACGAGACGGCGCACCTGGGCAAGCACGGTGTGAAGTTCGCCCGGCCGGAAGTGGACATCGATGAAGTCCGCAAGTACAAGGAAGGCGTGATCGGCAAGATGACCGGCGGCCTGTCCGGCATGGCCAAGGCGCGCAAGGTGCAGGTGGTGCAGGGCCTCGGCCAGTTCGTCAGCCCGAACCATATCGAAGTCACCGGCCCGGACGGCACGAAGAAGGTCGTGCAGTTCAAGCAGGCGATCATCGCGGCCGGTTCCGCCGTGGTCAAGCTCCCGTTCGTGCCGGAAGATCCGCGCATCGTCGATTCGACCGGCGCGCTGGAACTGCGCTTCATCCCGAAACGCCTGCTGGTGATCGGCGGCGGCATCATCGGCCTGGAAATGGCCACCGTGTACTCCACGTTCGGTGCGCGCATCGACGTGGTCGAGATGATGGATGGCCTGATGCAGGGCGCCGACCGCGATGCCGTGAAGATCTGGCAGAAATACAACGCCGCGCGCTTCGACAACATCATGACCAAGACGAAGACCGTGGGCGTGGAAGCGCTGCCGGAAGGCATCAAGGTCACGTTCGAAGCCGCCGAAGCCGGTGCCACCGCACCGGAACCGCAGATCTACGACATGGTCCTCGTGGCCGTGGGCCGCAGCCCGAACGGCAAGAAGATCGCCGCCGACAAGGCCGGCGTGCAGGTGACCGACCGCGGCTTCATCAACGTCGACAGCCAGATGCGCACCAACGTGCCGCACATCTTCGCCATCGGCGACCTTGTGGGCCAGCCGATGCTGGCCCACAAGGCGGTGCACGAAGGCCACGTGGCGGCCGAAGCGGCCGCCGGCCAGAAGTCGCACTTCGACGCCACCGTGATCCCGTCCGTCGCCTACACCGATCCGGAAGTGGCGTGGGTCGGCCTGACGGAAGACGAAGCGAAGGCCAAGGGCATCAAGGTCGAGAAGGGCCACTTCCCGTGGGCCGCCTCCGGCCGTGCCGTGGCCAACGGCCGCGACGAAGGCTTCACGAAAGTGCTGTTCGACGCTGAAACGCACCGCATCGTGGGCGGCACCATCGTCGGCACGCACGCCGGTGACATGATTGGCGAGATCGCGCTGGCCATCGAGATGGGCGCCGACGGCACCGACATCGGCAAGACGATCCACCCGCACCCGACCCTGGGCGAGTCGATCGGCATGGCCGCCGAAGTGTACGAAGGCGTCTGCACCGACCTGCCGCCGGTGCGCAAGCGCTGATCCCTTCGAGCCTGCGCAGTCTCCGAACGCCACCTCCGGGTGGCGTTTTTTATCAGCTTTGTTGCCTAAAATCGGGGTCAGACCCTGAGCCTACCCCTCGAATTCCCAAGTGCGGACCATCGAAACGAGTTCGATAAATGCATATTTGATGGCCGATGGGGAGAGTCTGGGTCGACGATAGTCGTCGACCCAGTGCATTGCCAACGAGAAGATTGAAAGGCAGCTGCCTGCCTTGGGATGGCTGCCGTAGTGGACTTCATAGCCAGCCGCTCGTGCCGCTAAGCCGATCAGCCATAAGGCATAAGTGAGCAATGCACCGATTAGTAAAAGTGCCGCCAGACGAAGCAGGCTTGTAGTCTGGCTATGTCGCAGTGCCATTCCCCATTTGGCATTCTTCAGGTCGCGGAAAGTCTGCTCGATTTGCATGCGCCCAGAGTAAATTTTGATGATGTCGTCTGCACGAAGCTGTGCCAGTGCTGGCGAAACGGCGAGTAGCCAAGGCTCACATTGGGCAGCGCTGTTTTTCTTGCTGTGGTGCGCGCGCGCAGGTTGACCGGATTTCGTCAAGCAATGCCGTCCTTTCGATTTGGACTTGTACAGCACTAATCGGCAGTCGACAGGGTTGGAGCGGACATGAAAAAAATAGCCCAAATCGCGCGCTTTTGCGGTAGCTCTTGAGTACAAGCTTTTGCAGCCGAACCAGTCGTTGCCGTTCTGTTGGCACACCAAATCACGGTTGCGTATCCGTC
Above is a window of Pseudoduganella dura DNA encoding:
- the lpdA gene encoding dihydrolipoyl dehydrogenase; protein product: MSIVEVKVPNIGDFKEVEVIEVIVKVGDTIKVDQSIATVESDKASMEIPATHGGVVKELKFKVGDKVSEGSPLLLLEEAAGAASPAPAAPAPAANVATPAEKGEAPGQAAPVYGAPAVPAPAAPAAGPAPAAGSYSGNVDIQCDVMVLGGGPGGYSAAFRAADLGQNTIIVERYATLGGVCLNVGCIPSKALLHLASVIDETAHLGKHGVKFARPEVDIDEVRKYKEGVIGKMTGGLSGMAKARKVQVVQGLGQFVSPNHIEVTGPDGTKKVVQFKQAIIAAGSAVVKLPFVPEDPRIVDSTGALELRFIPKRLLVIGGGIIGLEMATVYSTFGARIDVVEMMDGLMQGADRDAVKIWQKYNAARFDNIMTKTKTVGVEALPEGIKVTFEAAEAGATAPEPQIYDMVLVAVGRSPNGKKIAADKAGVQVTDRGFINVDSQMRTNVPHIFAIGDLVGQPMLAHKAVHEGHVAAEAAAGQKSHFDATVIPSVAYTDPEVAWVGLTEDEAKAKGIKVEKGHFPWAASGRAVANGRDEGFTKVLFDAETHRIVGGTIVGTHAGDMIGEIALAIEMGADGTDIGKTIHPHPTLGESIGMAAEVYEGVCTDLPPVRKR
- a CDS encoding IS4 family transposase — translated: MHARQIIQRLLGQECPSIHAKRRACLAQIVQAAARAGLGVVRIGKQLRSQTSLRHRIKCCDRLLSNPHLAKERVQIYRAMSQRLLQSRQYVQVAVDWSEIRADGSAQLLRAAAIIEGRAFTLYEEVHPQERLAASLVHKCFMKTLKTILPAHCRAIIITDAGFRATWFKTLNQLGFGWVGRIRNRDLVCQQNGNDWFGCKSLYSRATAKARDLGYFFHVRSNPVDCRLVLYKSKSKGRHCLTKSGQPARAHHSKKNSAAQCEPWLLAVSPALAQLRADDIIKIYSGRMQIEQTFRDLKNAKWGMALRHSQTTSLLRLAALLLIGALLTYALWLIGLAARAAGYEVHYGSHPKAGSCLSIFSLAMHWVDDYRRPRLSPSAIKYAFIELVSMVRTWEFEG